A genomic stretch from Mya arenaria isolate MELC-2E11 chromosome 10, ASM2691426v1 includes:
- the LOC128204931 gene encoding formin-2-like: MGLPPSLSRSWVCLPPSLPPKVMGLPPSLPRSWVCLPPSLPLKVMGLPPSLPLKVMGLPPSLPPKVMGLPPSLPPSQGHGFASLPPSQGHGFASLPPSLSRSWVCLPPSLPLKIMGLPPSLPPKVMGLPPSLPPSQGHGFASLPPSQGHGFASLLYI, from the coding sequence ATGGGTTTGCCTCCCTCCCTCTCAAGGTCATGGGTTtgcctccctccctccctccctcccaaGGTCATGGGTTTGCCTCCCTCCCTCCCAAGGTCATGGGTTtgcctccctccctccctccctctcaAGGTCATGGGTTtgcctccctccctccctctcaAGGTCATGGGTTtgcctccctccctccctcccaaGGTCATGGGTTtgcctccctccctccctccctctcaAGGTCATGGGTTtgcctccctccctccctctcaAGGTCATGGGTTtgcctccctccctccctccctctcaAGGTCATGGGTTtgcctccctccctccctccctctcaAGATCATGGGTTtgcctccctccctccctcccaaGGTCATGGGTTtgcctccctccctccctccctctcaAGGTCATGGGTTtgcctccctccctccctcccaaGGTCATGGGTTTGCCTCCCTCCTATATATTtag
- the LOC128204932 gene encoding octapeptide-repeat protein T2-like has translation MADGRINRQKGRPIDRKADIQKDRQKGRPIDRKADIQKDRQKSRPIDRKADRQTDRQKSRPIYRKADIQNDRQKGRPIDRKADRQKDKQKGRPNDRKADREKDRQKGRPIDRKADIPMDRQIGRPIDRKADIQKEKQKGRPIDRKADRQKDRQKGRPIDRKADIHMDRQIGRPIDRKADRQMDGQIGRPIDRKADRQMDRQKGRPIDRKADIQMDRQNCGLIDRKADRQTDRQKGRPVDRDRQKGG, from the coding sequence ATGGCCGACGGACGGATAAATAGGCAGAAAGGCAGACCTATTGACAGAAAGGCCGACATACAGAAGGATAGGCAGAAAGGCAGACCTATTGACAGAAAGGCCGACATACAGAAGGATAGGCAGAAAAGCAGACCGATTGACAGAAAGGCCGACAGACAGACGGATAGGCAGAAAAGCAGACCTATTTACAGAAAGGCCGATATACAGAATGATAGGCAGAAAGGCAGACCGATTGACAGAAAGGCCGACAGACAAAAGGATAAGCAGAAAGGCAGACCGAATGACAGAAAGGCCGACAGAGAGAAGGATAGGCAGAAAGGCAGACCGATTGACAGAAAGGCCGACATACCGATGGATAGGCAGATAGGCAGACCGATTGACAGAAAGGCCGACATACAAAAGGAAAAGCAGAAAGGCAGACCGATTGACAGAAAGGCCGACAGACAGAAGGATAGGCAGAAAGGCAGACCGATTGACAGAAAGGCCGACATACACATGGATAGGCAGATAGGCAGACCGATTGACAGAAAGGCCGACAGACAGATGGATGGGCAGATAGGCAGACCGATTGACAGAAAGGCCGACAGACAGATGGATAGGCAGAAAGGCAGACCGATTGACAGAAAGGCCGACATACAGATGGATAGGCAGAATTGCGGACTGATTGACAGAAAGGCCGACAGACAGACGGATAGGCAGAAAGGCAGACCTGTTGACAGAGACAGACAGAAAGGCGGATAG